In bacterium, one DNA window encodes the following:
- a CDS encoding glycosyltransferase yields VRSGPQLARFKPTEPDPSLKRGRPYLGVYLGVMGPQDGVDIAVRAVDVLVKKYKYNNISFTFVGGGDCLEDLKTLVCSLGLEDYIQFTGRIPDEDLMRYLSSADLGIAPDPYNPLNNVSTMNKMIEYMAMGLPIVSFDLKESKYSAGEAAVYVQPNDEDLFAKAIMELAEDETRRKQMGELGRKRVEEQLAWDHSRKVLVAAYDRLFEKMRTGRK; encoded by the coding sequence GTACGTAGTGGCCCGCAGCTTGCTCGTTTCAAACCTACAGAGCCTGATCCTAGCCTGAAACGTGGACGGCCTTATCTCGGCGTCTATCTTGGTGTGATGGGGCCGCAGGATGGGGTGGATATTGCCGTTCGCGCAGTGGACGTGCTGGTTAAAAAGTACAAGTATAACAATATATCCTTCACTTTCGTTGGCGGCGGCGATTGTCTGGAAGATTTAAAGACGCTCGTTTGCAGTCTTGGACTTGAAGATTATATTCAATTCACAGGCCGCATTCCTGATGAAGATTTGATGCGATACCTCAGCTCAGCCGATCTGGGGATTGCGCCTGACCCTTATAACCCCCTGAATAATGTGTCGACCATGAACAAGATGATCGAGTACATGGCGATGGGGTTGCCGATTGTTTCCTTTGATCTTAAAGAATCGAAATATTCGGCAGGCGAGGCGGCGGTTTACGTTCAACCTAATGATGAAGACCTCTTTGCGAAAGCTATTATGGAACTCGCCGAAGATGAAACTCGTAGAAAACAGATGGGCGAACTTGGACGCAAGCGGGTAGAAGAACAGTTAGCTTGGGATCATAGTCGAAAAGTGTTAGTAGCGGCTTACGATCGGCTTTTTGAGAAAATGAGAACAGGGCGTAAATAA